A part of Melittangium boletus DSM 14713 genomic DNA contains:
- a CDS encoding hybrid sensor histidine kinase/response regulator, with protein MATPLDLIAQSERLTVLEADNARLREALREAEAALRASEERYQLILGVSEFVGTWDWDILNDRLLANERVAEFFGLDAAQVASGVPLSSYVAGIHPEDRERVWEAVSRTVDSAGVFAEEYRLLGRDGSVRWVFAHGRCARDERGRSTRFPGVMFDITGRRRSEEALREQEAYHLVEVDLTPQISWTADAEGRVDRVPARWLEVTGHPSEDALGDDWLRLAHPEDRAATSAAWARAVTSGNTYDAEYRMRVADGRYRWMHSRALPRRDAQGRILGWHGITQDVHDRRSAVDALRELNETLESRVAERTHELAAANERLQAEMGERERAEAALRQAQKMEAVGQLTGGIAHDFNNLLSGIMGSLSLLEKRLELGQVDQAGRYIRAATSSVNRAAALTHRLLAFSRRQPLEPRPVDAHKLIMSLEELIRRTLGPSIQLEVPAGESLWPTLCDPNQLENALLNLVINARDAMPSGGRLRLETVNMHLGPDDVAAQRDELPGDYVCIRVSDTGSGMTPDVIARAFEPFFTTKPLGQGTGLGLSMIYGFVKQSEGHVRIDSRVGEGTSVALFLPRFEGAVGEVGTAVGAAETPRAEGETVLVVEDEALLRELVVEILGELGYRTIEAEDGPAGLKVVQSKKQRIDLLVTDIGLPGLNGRQLADAARESRPGLKVLFMTGYAENAVFGNGLDSGMQMITKPFNPDALASRVREMFEA; from the coding sequence GTGGCCACTCCCCTGGATCTGATCGCGCAGTCCGAACGTCTCACCGTGCTCGAGGCGGACAACGCCCGCCTCCGAGAGGCCCTGCGCGAGGCGGAAGCCGCGCTGCGCGCGAGCGAGGAGCGCTACCAGCTCATCCTCGGGGTGTCGGAGTTCGTGGGCACCTGGGACTGGGACATCCTGAATGATCGGCTGCTCGCGAACGAGCGCGTCGCCGAGTTCTTCGGGTTGGACGCCGCCCAGGTGGCCTCGGGCGTTCCCCTGTCGTCCTACGTGGCCGGCATCCATCCCGAGGATCGCGAGCGCGTGTGGGAGGCGGTCTCGCGCACGGTGGACTCGGCGGGGGTGTTCGCCGAGGAGTACCGGCTGCTCGGACGGGATGGCTCGGTGCGCTGGGTGTTCGCCCACGGCCGGTGTGCCCGGGACGAGCGAGGGCGCTCCACGCGTTTTCCGGGCGTGATGTTCGACATCACCGGGCGCCGGCGGTCCGAGGAGGCCCTTCGCGAGCAGGAGGCCTACCACCTCGTGGAGGTGGACCTCACGCCCCAGATTTCCTGGACGGCGGACGCCGAGGGCCGGGTCGACCGCGTGCCCGCTCGCTGGTTGGAGGTGACGGGGCACCCGAGCGAGGACGCCCTCGGGGACGACTGGCTGCGGCTGGCCCACCCGGAGGATCGCGCGGCGACGAGCGCGGCCTGGGCGCGGGCGGTGACCTCGGGGAATACCTACGACGCGGAGTACCGCATGCGCGTCGCGGACGGCCGCTACCGCTGGATGCATTCGCGGGCCCTGCCCCGGCGGGATGCCCAGGGCCGCATCCTCGGCTGGCATGGAATCACGCAGGACGTGCACGACCGGCGCAGCGCCGTGGACGCCCTGCGCGAGCTGAACGAGACGCTGGAGTCGCGTGTGGCCGAGCGCACGCATGAGCTCGCGGCGGCCAATGAACGGCTCCAGGCGGAGATGGGCGAGCGCGAGCGCGCCGAGGCGGCGCTGCGCCAGGCGCAGAAGATGGAGGCGGTGGGGCAGCTCACCGGCGGCATCGCGCACGACTTCAACAACCTGCTCTCCGGCATCATGGGCTCGCTGTCGCTGCTGGAGAAGCGGCTGGAGCTGGGACAGGTGGATCAGGCGGGGCGCTATATCCGCGCGGCCACCTCCTCGGTCAACCGCGCGGCGGCGCTCACCCACCGGCTGCTCGCCTTCTCGCGGCGCCAGCCCCTCGAGCCCCGGCCGGTGGATGCCCACAAGCTCATCATGAGCCTGGAGGAACTCATCCGCCGCACGCTCGGCCCCTCCATCCAACTGGAGGTGCCCGCGGGGGAGTCGCTGTGGCCCACGCTGTGCGATCCCAACCAGCTGGAGAACGCGCTGCTCAACCTGGTCATCAACGCGCGGGACGCGATGCCCTCGGGGGGGCGGTTGCGGCTGGAGACGGTGAATATGCACCTGGGGCCGGACGACGTGGCGGCGCAGCGGGACGAACTCCCGGGTGACTACGTATGCATCCGCGTGTCCGACACGGGCAGCGGCATGACGCCGGATGTCATCGCCCGGGCCTTCGAGCCCTTCTTCACCACCAAGCCGCTGGGCCAGGGCACGGGCCTGGGCCTGTCGATGATCTACGGCTTCGTGAAGCAGTCGGAAGGGCACGTGCGCATCGACAGCCGGGTGGGCGAGGGCACGAGCGTGGCGTTGTTCCTGCCGCGCTTCGAGGGGGCCGTGGGCGAGGTGGGGACGGCGGTGGGCGCGGCGGAGACGCCCCGGGCCGAGGGCGAGACGGTGCTGGTGGTGGAGGACGAGGCGCTCCTGCGCGAACTGGTGGTGGAGATCCTCGGGGAGCTGGGCTACCGCACCATCGAGGCCGAGGATGGCCCCGCGGGCCTCAAGGTGGTGCAGTCCAAGAAGCAGCGGATCGACTTGCTCGTCACGGACATCGGGTTGCCGGGGCTCAACGGGCGCCAGCTGGCGGACGCCGCGCGCGAGTCGCGTCCGGGACTCAAGGTGCTCTTCATGACGGGGTACGCGGAGAACGCCGTCTTCGGCAATGGCCTGGACTCGGGCATGCAGATGATCACCAAGCCCTTCAACCCGGACGCGCTCGCCTCGCGGGTGCGGGAGATGTTCGAGGCGTGA
- a CDS encoding sodium:proton antiporter, translating into MALTVGILFGVGVMLTLRRDLVRMAAGGLLVTNAAILFTLSTGFAHRGEPLLPDADGRPMTDPLAQALGLTAIVIGFATSALLLALVYRMHEQHGSIDLRDMVHAELEEERTLSQEPEPPEDA; encoded by the coding sequence GTGGCCCTGACGGTGGGGATTCTCTTCGGCGTGGGGGTGATGCTCACGCTGAGGAGGGACCTGGTGCGCATGGCGGCCGGGGGCCTGCTCGTCACCAACGCCGCCATCCTCTTCACGCTCTCCACGGGCTTCGCCCACCGGGGCGAGCCGCTGCTGCCGGACGCGGACGGCCGGCCGATGACGGACCCCCTCGCCCAGGCGCTGGGGCTCACGGCCATCGTCATCGGCTTCGCCACCTCGGCGCTGCTGCTGGCGCTCGTCTACCGCATGCACGAGCAGCACGGCTCCATCGACCTGCGGGACATGGTGCACGCGGAGCTGGAGGAGGAGCGCACGCTCAGCCAGGAGCCCGAGCCGCCGGAGGACGCCTGA
- a CDS encoding branched-chain amino acid aminotransferase, whose protein sequence is MLPPIEVHRASPLKAKPAPSEALGFGKYFTDHMFRMDYSTERGWHQARILPHGPLGLDPGAAVLHYAQSVFDGSKVFRGQDGKLRAFRLADHCARLSSSAERLSMAPLPPELAREAIQALVKLDAAWVPSAPGTSLYVRPVVIASEAFLGVRPADKYIFFVIMSPVGGYFSNGAEPVRIWVEQQLTRAAPGGIGGAKAAANYAASLQASVAAKKRGYAQVLWLDALEHRYIEEVGTMNLFVRIGDEVVTPPLDGTFLPGITRESVLTLLRDWGVRTSERKLSIDELREAHQKGELREVFGTGTAAVISPVGGLGFQDGELKIGEGRLGELSKRLYDAVTGIQYGTLPDRHGWMTLIE, encoded by the coding sequence ATGCTACCGCCCATCGAGGTCCATCGTGCCTCCCCCCTGAAGGCCAAGCCCGCTCCCTCGGAGGCTCTCGGCTTCGGCAAGTACTTCACCGACCACATGTTCCGCATGGACTACTCGACGGAACGGGGCTGGCACCAGGCGCGCATCCTGCCCCACGGGCCCCTCGGCCTGGACCCCGGGGCGGCGGTGCTACACTACGCCCAGTCCGTGTTCGACGGCTCCAAGGTGTTCCGTGGCCAGGACGGCAAGCTGCGGGCCTTCCGCCTCGCGGACCACTGCGCCCGGCTGTCCTCCAGTGCCGAGCGGCTGAGCATGGCGCCCCTGCCCCCCGAGCTGGCGCGCGAGGCCATCCAGGCCCTGGTGAAGCTGGATGCGGCCTGGGTCCCGAGCGCTCCGGGCACGTCCCTGTACGTGCGCCCGGTGGTGATCGCCTCCGAGGCCTTCCTGGGCGTGCGCCCGGCGGACAAGTACATCTTCTTCGTCATCATGAGCCCGGTAGGCGGCTACTTCTCCAATGGCGCCGAGCCGGTGCGCATCTGGGTGGAGCAGCAGCTCACGCGCGCGGCGCCCGGGGGAATCGGCGGCGCGAAGGCGGCGGCCAACTACGCGGCGAGCCTCCAGGCGTCCGTGGCGGCCAAGAAGCGCGGCTACGCGCAGGTGCTGTGGCTGGACGCGCTCGAGCACCGCTACATCGAGGAGGTGGGCACCATGAACCTCTTCGTGCGCATCGGTGACGAGGTCGTCACCCCACCCCTGGACGGCACCTTCCTGCCGGGCATCACCCGCGAGAGCGTGCTGACGCTCCTGCGCGACTGGGGCGTGAGGACGAGCGAGCGCAAGCTGTCCATCGACGAGCTGCGCGAGGCGCACCAGAAGGGCGAGCTGCGCGAGGTGTTCGGCACGGGCACCGCGGCGGTCATCTCCCCGGTGGGAGGGCTCGGCTTCCAGGACGGCGAGCTGAAAATCGGCGAGGGCCGGCTGGGCGAGCTGTCCAAGCGCCTGTACGACGCCGTCACCGGCATCCAGTACGGCACCCTGCCGGACCGCCACGGGTGGATGACGCTCATCGAGTAG
- a CDS encoding PLP-dependent aminotransferase family protein translates to MTSWSPDLRERTGPLYRVIADALAEDRAAGRLAPGTRLPTHRELAERLGVTVGTVTRAYAEAEKRGLVRGEVGRGTYVRDAGVPAHMPSPVDAGDEASLVELGVNAPATPEGDPASHALRKSLEEMGRSPRLAELLAYQPAAGALAHREAGAAWAARFGLVARPEQVVVCAGGQHAMEVALAALTKPGDTLVTEALTYPGIKVLARRFQLRVQGLALDAGGIVPEALEAACRAGPVRLLYTQPTYHNPTGVVQGEERRRALAEVARRHGVLVLEDDSYGLLPAMRPPPLSTFLPEASYFIAGVSKLLTPGLRIGYLVAPARARGERLAEEVGLASLMTTPLMAEVLSRWVEDGTADALVVRLRSETAARRALACRVLGGEGGCWGDNAEALYHLWLALPEGWRSEEFVAQARRHGVSVSSADLFCTGPGPGPAAVRVCIGAPRTRARLVRGLSRLREVLDSGPEPRAAIV, encoded by the coding sequence ATGACAAGTTGGAGTCCGGATCTGCGCGAACGCACGGGTCCGCTGTACCGCGTCATCGCGGATGCGCTCGCGGAAGACAGGGCGGCGGGCAGGCTCGCGCCGGGCACGCGTCTGCCGACGCACCGGGAGCTGGCCGAGCGATTGGGCGTCACGGTGGGCACGGTGACGCGCGCGTACGCCGAGGCGGAGAAGCGCGGCCTGGTGCGGGGCGAGGTGGGCCGGGGCACGTACGTGAGGGATGCCGGGGTGCCCGCGCACATGCCCTCTCCGGTGGACGCGGGGGACGAGGCCTCGCTCGTGGAGCTGGGCGTCAACGCGCCCGCGACGCCCGAGGGAGACCCCGCGAGCCACGCGCTGCGCAAGTCCCTGGAGGAGATGGGCCGCTCGCCCCGCCTGGCGGAGCTGCTCGCCTACCAACCGGCGGCGGGCGCCCTGGCGCACCGCGAGGCGGGCGCGGCGTGGGCGGCGCGCTTCGGCCTGGTGGCGAGGCCCGAGCAGGTGGTGGTGTGCGCGGGTGGGCAGCACGCGATGGAAGTCGCGCTGGCGGCGCTCACGAAGCCGGGGGACACGCTCGTCACCGAGGCGCTCACCTACCCGGGCATCAAGGTGCTGGCGCGCCGTTTCCAGTTGAGGGTGCAGGGGTTGGCGCTGGACGCCGGGGGGATTGTGCCCGAGGCGCTGGAGGCCGCGTGCCGCGCGGGTCCGGTGCGCCTGCTCTACACCCAGCCCACGTACCACAACCCCACGGGAGTGGTGCAGGGCGAGGAGCGCCGGCGCGCGCTGGCCGAGGTGGCGCGGCGGCACGGGGTGCTGGTGCTGGAGGACGACTCCTACGGCCTGCTGCCCGCGATGAGGCCGCCGCCCCTGTCCACCTTCCTGCCCGAGGCGAGCTACTTCATCGCCGGGGTGTCCAAGCTGCTCACACCGGGGTTGCGCATCGGCTACCTGGTGGCGCCGGCGCGGGCGCGGGGCGAGCGGTTGGCGGAGGAGGTGGGGCTCGCGTCCTTGATGACGACGCCGCTGATGGCGGAGGTGCTCTCGCGCTGGGTGGAGGATGGGACGGCCGACGCGCTGGTGGTGCGCCTGCGGAGCGAGACGGCCGCGCGGCGGGCGCTGGCGTGCCGGGTGCTGGGGGGCGAGGGGGGGTGCTGGGGAGACAACGCGGAGGCGCTCTACCACTTGTGGCTCGCGCTGCCCGAGGGGTGGAGGAGCGAGGAGTTCGTGGCCCAGGCGAGGCGGCACGGGGTGTCGGTGTCGTCGGCGGACCTGTTCTGCACGGGGCCGGGACCGGGGCCGGCGGCGGTGCGGGTGTGCATCGGCGCGCCGCGCACGCGCGCGCGGTTGGTGCGGGGCCTCTCACGCCTGCGCGAGGTGCTGGACTCGGGCCCCGAGCCCCGCGCCGCCATCGTGTGA
- a CDS encoding enoyl-CoA hydratase/isomerase family protein produces MNPDVLLERRGPLALVTLNRPRALNALDLGMIRALTPALEAWAAHPEVKAVVVRGAGGRAFCAGGDVRAVAAAVGQPLAQGEEPFARAFFREEYGLNRLIHHYPKPYVALVDGICMGGGLGLSMHGSHRVVTERLVLAMPETGIGLFPDVGGGWFLPRFPGEAGTYLGLTGARANAADARWLGYATAHVPHERLDAVVDALGVADWSTGPAHDVATRVISGFATEPGESALSTHAAEIDRCFAGGSIEDILAALATEGTPWAEETRATLGRMSPTSLKVTLRQLRIGRSLPYDELVEVEYRLSQHCTARPDFREGIRAVLVDKDQKPRWSPPTLAEVRDADVEACFAPVP; encoded by the coding sequence ATGAATCCGGATGTGCTGCTGGAGAGGCGAGGGCCCCTGGCTCTGGTGACGCTCAACCGTCCCCGGGCCCTCAACGCGCTGGACCTGGGGATGATCCGCGCGCTCACCCCGGCGCTCGAGGCCTGGGCGGCCCACCCCGAGGTGAAGGCCGTGGTGGTGCGCGGCGCGGGCGGCCGGGCCTTCTGCGCGGGCGGGGACGTGCGGGCCGTGGCCGCCGCCGTGGGCCAGCCCCTCGCCCAGGGAGAGGAGCCCTTCGCGCGCGCCTTCTTCCGCGAGGAGTACGGGCTCAACCGGCTCATCCACCACTACCCCAAGCCCTACGTGGCGCTCGTGGATGGCATCTGCATGGGCGGAGGGCTGGGGCTGTCCATGCACGGCTCGCACCGCGTCGTCACCGAGCGGCTGGTGCTCGCCATGCCCGAGACGGGCATCGGCCTGTTCCCCGACGTGGGCGGCGGCTGGTTCCTCCCGCGCTTCCCCGGCGAGGCGGGCACGTACCTGGGGCTCACCGGAGCGCGCGCGAATGCCGCGGACGCGCGGTGGCTCGGGTATGCCACGGCGCACGTACCGCACGAGCGGTTGGACGCGGTGGTGGACGCGCTCGGCGTGGCGGACTGGAGCACGGGGCCGGCGCATGACGTGGCCACGCGGGTGATTTCCGGCTTCGCCACGGAGCCGGGGGAGTCGGCGCTGAGCACCCACGCGGCGGAGATCGACCGGTGCTTCGCGGGAGGGAGCATCGAGGACATCCTGGCGGCGCTCGCGACCGAGGGCACGCCCTGGGCCGAGGAGACGCGCGCCACGCTCGGGCGCATGAGCCCCACGAGCCTCAAGGTGACGCTGCGCCAGTTGAGGATCGGCCGGAGCCTCCCCTACGACGAGCTGGTGGAGGTGGAGTACCGGCTGAGCCAGCACTGCACCGCGCGGCCGGACTTCCGCGAGGGCATCCGCGCGGTGCTGGTGGACAAGGATCAGAAGCCCCGGTGGAGCCCGCCCACGCTCGCCGAGGTGCGCGACGCCGACGTGGAGGCCTGCTTCGCGCCCGTCCCGTGA